A genomic region of Pseudovibrio sp. Tun.PSC04-5.I4 contains the following coding sequences:
- a CDS encoding autotransporter domain-containing protein has product MQALDSLNEAGELFGALAPMSAVQVAALLEPLDGKINTSSHAIILADSRFVRQAVNDRLYTAHRAFQEPEMNDSQATKTVGAYEMWGQVYGSWAQFSSDDNAHTTDRNVGGLVVGVDALANDLVRFGAVAGFGRSTFDVGAVASDADSDNFTFGDT; this is encoded by the coding sequence TTGCAGGCGCTGGATTCTTTAAATGAAGCCGGTGAACTCTTCGGTGCTCTTGCTCCAATGTCAGCTGTGCAGGTCGCTGCCTTGCTTGAGCCGTTGGATGGGAAGATTAACACCTCCAGCCACGCTATCATCCTGGCGGATAGCCGTTTTGTACGTCAGGCAGTAAACGATAGGCTTTATACCGCACACCGTGCATTCCAAGAGCCTGAGATGAATGACAGCCAAGCAACAAAGACGGTCGGTGCCTACGAAATGTGGGGTCAGGTCTACGGCAGTTGGGCTCAGTTCTCCAGCGATGACAACGCTCATACAACAGACCGTAACGTTGGCGGGCTTGTGGTTGGTGTTGATGCACTTGCCAATGATTTGGTTCGCTTTGGTGCTGTCGCCGGGTTCGGTCGCTCAACGTTCGATGTGGGCGCGGTTGCTTCAGACGCAGATAGCGATAACTTCACCTTTGGCGATACATGA
- a CDS encoding autotransporter outer membrane beta-barrel domain-containing protein: MSTNREVNLIGAGQLVSDQFASSVQVFGELGSNVELDSASIEPFVGISYVYLSSRRFNETGGLAGSERAIKVIASHL, translated from the coding sequence ATTTCCACCAACCGTGAGGTTAACTTGATTGGCGCAGGGCAGCTGGTGTCTGATCAGTTTGCCAGCAGTGTGCAGGTGTTTGGTGAACTAGGTTCCAATGTAGAATTGGATAGCGCTAGCATTGAACCGTTTGTGGGCATCTCCTACGTATACCTTTCAAGCCGTAGGTTTAATGAAACCGGAGGTCTTGCTGGCTCAGAGCGGGCGATCAAAGTGATAGCCTCACATTTGTAA
- the dctP gene encoding TRAP transporter substrate-binding protein DctP, with protein MRTKLISMMGAAALTLSCASAMATETIRVTLQLPETHSLGKNWNAFKDIIEAKSNGELSLQLFPSAQLFKDKEVPEAVGSGAIEAGSAFLGRFAGSVPAVEIVNLPFFFRDEDHLRAAASNGSPMREILDAAVLEETGARVLWWQAYGRNIYLNNGDPIKTPDDLKGQKVRTYGKVLGWTVEALGGAPTLMSGSKQFLAYQQGAVDVGMTGTSGVSSRKLYEVMENMTLSYDFAIEFVAVINNEFFEGLSAENQKIILDAAALVEKQLRDEVYAGEDALVESVSDKINVVRLSAEERAKWVEATASVQDRFVEAAGPVGAKAVEAANNM; from the coding sequence ATGAGAACCAAACTTATTTCCATGATGGGCGCTGCAGCCCTGACATTATCTTGTGCATCTGCAATGGCGACGGAGACTATCCGCGTTACTCTTCAGTTGCCTGAAACGCATAGCCTCGGCAAAAACTGGAACGCCTTCAAAGACATCATTGAAGCAAAGTCCAATGGCGAACTGTCTTTGCAGCTGTTCCCGTCTGCTCAGCTCTTTAAGGATAAAGAAGTTCCTGAGGCTGTTGGTTCTGGCGCGATTGAAGCCGGTTCAGCCTTCCTTGGCCGTTTTGCAGGTTCCGTACCAGCCGTTGAAATCGTCAACCTGCCTTTCTTCTTCCGTGATGAAGACCACCTGCGCGCTGCTGCAAGCAACGGGTCTCCAATGCGTGAGATCCTCGATGCAGCCGTCTTGGAAGAAACTGGCGCACGCGTTTTGTGGTGGCAGGCTTATGGCCGTAACATCTACCTCAACAACGGTGATCCAATCAAAACCCCGGATGACCTCAAGGGTCAGAAGGTTCGGACCTACGGTAAGGTTTTGGGTTGGACGGTTGAAGCCCTTGGCGGCGCACCAACGCTTATGTCTGGCTCCAAGCAGTTCCTTGCTTATCAGCAGGGCGCGGTTGATGTTGGCATGACTGGTACATCCGGCGTAAGCAGCCGTAAGCTTTATGAAGTCATGGAAAACATGACGCTCTCATATGATTTTGCCATTGAGTTTGTTGCAGTCATCAACAACGAGTTCTTCGAGGGCCTTTCTGCCGAAAACCAGAAGATCATTCTGGACGCTGCTGCACTGGTTGAAAAGCAACTGCGTGATGAAGTTTATGCCGGTGAAGACGCTTTGGTTGAAAGCGTTTCCGACAAAATCAACGTTGTCCGTTTGAGCGCTGAAGAGCGTGCAAAATGGGTAGAGGCAACCGCTTCTGTTCAGGACCGCTTTGTTGAGGCTGCTGGCCCTGTTGGTGCAAAGGCTGTTGAAGCTGCCAACAACATGTAA
- a CDS encoding TRAP transporter small permease, producing MNPSMCAVIVSGKHIWCSAVIKLIDSISEFTGKVAAWVFFAIGFFITYEVISRYVFNSPTIWVDEVSRIGQVWAAYLAGAFALKHREMIVIDVAFRRTDTTIRKVVETFAICVIALFCLTAVWYGYGLWLKSTLRGHTTDTYLALPKWFTHASVWVGFSLLGLQAIAEAVKIWTVGVPADDTLQHEI from the coding sequence ATGAACCCATCAATGTGTGCAGTTATCGTCTCCGGCAAACACATCTGGTGCTCAGCCGTGATCAAACTCATTGATAGTATTTCCGAATTCACCGGTAAGGTTGCTGCCTGGGTGTTTTTCGCCATTGGCTTCTTCATCACTTACGAAGTCATTTCTCGTTACGTCTTCAACAGCCCAACCATTTGGGTGGATGAGGTTTCCCGTATCGGACAAGTATGGGCCGCCTATTTGGCAGGTGCCTTCGCTCTTAAACACCGTGAGATGATCGTCATTGACGTTGCCTTCCGCCGGACGGACACGACAATCCGCAAAGTCGTTGAAACCTTTGCTATTTGTGTGATTGCACTCTTCTGCCTGACTGCCGTTTGGTACGGCTATGGCCTGTGGCTCAAGTCTACCCTGCGCGGACACACAACCGATACGTACCTCGCTTTGCCCAAATGGTTCACCCACGCCTCCGTTTGGGTTGGCTTCAGTTTGCTGGGCCTTCAAGCCATTGCCGAGGCGGTGAAAATCTGGACGGTTGGAGTGCCGGCAGATGACACCTTGCAACATGAGATTTAG
- a CDS encoding TRAP transporter large permease subunit — protein sequence MTAFIILAALLLLLVFRVPVAFALGSLGVFLLWYFPLPLNAVPQRLYGSMDSFELLAVPMFLLMSNVLLKGGVGKDLFAAVQSWVGHWPGGLGVATILSCGLFSAVSGSSVATAATIATVAIPEMTSRGYDRPFVLGMLAAGGTLGILIPPSIPLILYGIVTESSIPKLFLAGIGPGLFLASVFIVYGMLYSRFSGKYERIAKATWAERKRATFMALPTVLLAGSIIGSIYAGIATPSESAGIGFVMSLVITIAMGRMNWQGLKEATYKSMKTTTMVFLIIAGAKVFSYAITLYRLPQDVSTMLTSNISDPTIFILAVGLVLLIVGFFLESLSMLLIMVPVLFPALSGMGIDPIWFGIFFVVLIETALITPPVGMNLFIIQAVGGAKLSEVAKGAWPFALMMLATAALLYYWQGLALYIPYNT from the coding sequence ATGACCGCATTTATTATTCTCGCTGCCCTGCTGCTGCTGCTTGTCTTTCGCGTGCCTGTGGCGTTTGCGCTTGGCTCACTCGGCGTCTTTCTGCTCTGGTATTTCCCGCTGCCACTGAACGCTGTGCCACAACGTCTTTACGGCTCCATGGACAGCTTTGAGTTGCTGGCCGTGCCTATGTTTTTGCTCATGTCCAATGTGTTGCTGAAGGGCGGTGTTGGCAAAGATCTGTTCGCTGCGGTGCAAAGCTGGGTTGGCCATTGGCCGGGCGGTCTTGGCGTTGCCACCATCCTGTCTTGTGGTTTGTTTTCTGCAGTGTCCGGGTCCTCAGTCGCCACAGCGGCCACCATCGCAACTGTCGCGATCCCCGAGATGACATCTCGCGGTTATGATCGTCCGTTCGTGCTGGGTATGCTGGCAGCTGGCGGAACGCTTGGCATTCTTATTCCGCCGTCCATTCCGCTCATCCTGTATGGCATCGTGACGGAAAGCTCGATCCCTAAACTGTTCCTTGCAGGGATTGGGCCGGGCCTGTTCCTCGCCAGTGTGTTCATCGTCTACGGTATGCTTTATTCCCGCTTCAGCGGCAAATATGAGCGCATTGCCAAAGCAACATGGGCAGAACGCAAACGCGCCACCTTCATGGCTTTACCGACAGTGCTGCTGGCTGGCTCCATCATCGGTTCCATTTATGCAGGCATTGCAACGCCTTCCGAGAGTGCTGGCATTGGCTTTGTCATGTCTTTGGTGATCACCATCGCCATGGGCCGTATGAACTGGCAAGGTCTGAAAGAGGCCACCTACAAATCCATGAAGACCACCACAATGGTGTTCCTCATCATTGCCGGGGCCAAGGTGTTTTCCTACGCGATCACGCTGTACAGACTGCCGCAAGATGTCTCTACGATGCTGACCTCCAACATCTCAGACCCAACTATCTTCATTCTGGCGGTTGGTTTGGTATTGCTGATTGTTGGTTTCTTCCTTGAATCTCTCAGCATGTTGCTGATTATGGTGCCTGTGCTGTTCCCAGCGCTTAGTGGAATGGGTATTGATCCGATCTGGTTCGGTATCTTTTTTGTGGTCTTGATTGAGACTGCATTGATCACGCCGCCGGTGGGGATGAACCTGTTTATTATTCAAGCAGTTGGCGGAGCAAAGCTCTCCGAGGTTGCCAAAGGCGCATGGCCGTTTGCGCTCATGATGCTGGCAACAGCAGCGCTGCTTTACTATTGGCAAGGGCTTGCCCTGTATATCCCATACAACACATAG
- a CDS encoding isocitrate lyase/PEP mutase family protein: protein MSKAHVLKTLFESGKLNVTPCCWDALSASLIEQAGFPLAFMSGFGVSAARLGQPDAGLISYAEMVDQARTIAGATSIPVIGDGDTGYGNALNVKRTVKGYANAGVACVMIEDQLAPKRCGHTKGKHVVDRNEAFMRIRAAVDAKNEGADILILARTDARAEHGLDEAIERAKMFREIGADMTFVEAPRTLDEMKRICDEVEGPKMANMLEGGLTPFLQPAELQELGYAISTYPFTGLMAMIKAQQDALTQMKNGIFPNPAMSFEDLQKAVGFDKYYEAEERYRH, encoded by the coding sequence ATGTCGAAAGCCCACGTGCTGAAAACTCTGTTTGAGAGCGGCAAACTCAATGTAACACCGTGCTGCTGGGATGCACTTTCCGCCAGCCTCATAGAGCAAGCCGGATTCCCGCTCGCCTTCATGAGCGGCTTTGGCGTCTCAGCTGCCCGTCTGGGCCAACCTGATGCTGGCCTCATCTCCTACGCTGAGATGGTGGACCAAGCCCGCACCATCGCAGGTGCCACATCCATTCCAGTAATTGGCGATGGAGATACGGGCTACGGCAATGCGCTCAACGTAAAACGCACCGTCAAAGGTTACGCAAATGCGGGCGTAGCCTGCGTGATGATTGAGGATCAACTGGCACCCAAACGCTGCGGCCACACCAAGGGCAAACATGTGGTTGACCGTAATGAAGCGTTCATGCGCATACGGGCAGCGGTTGATGCAAAGAATGAAGGCGCTGACATCCTCATTCTGGCGCGCACAGATGCTCGGGCTGAGCACGGTCTGGACGAAGCCATTGAACGGGCAAAGATGTTCCGTGAAATTGGGGCAGACATGACTTTTGTGGAAGCACCGCGCACCTTGGACGAGATGAAGCGTATTTGTGACGAGGTGGAAGGTCCAAAGATGGCGAACATGCTGGAAGGCGGCCTAACGCCATTCCTCCAACCCGCTGAGTTGCAAGAGCTGGGCTACGCCATCTCCACCTACCCGTTTACTGGCCTGATGGCGATGATCAAAGCCCAACAAGATGCGCTCACACAGATGAAAAACGGCATCTTCCCAAACCCTGCGATGAGCTTTGAAGACCTGCAAAAAGCCGTCGGTTTCGACAAATACTATGAAGCCGAGGAACGTTATAGGCACTAA
- the map gene encoding type I methionyl aminopeptidase, with the protein MSAIVLKNADEIVLMRQSGKLLAQVFEMLEDVVKPGVSTLEINDRAEEYIVSELKSRPASKGQYGFKFALNTSVNEVVCHGIPDQTRKLNSTDIINVDITLEKDGFIADSSTTFVLPNASRAAQKLVKTTYKAMWAGIKQVRPGARLGDVGAAIQQVAETAGYSIVKDYCGHGIGRDMHEGPSVMHFGKKGTGILLKEGMTFTIEPMVNAGTELTVTKEDGWTVETLDRKLSAQWEHTVLVTSDGYEVLTLRPDERIPG; encoded by the coding sequence ATGAGTGCGATTGTCCTTAAAAATGCCGATGAAATCGTGCTGATGCGGCAATCCGGTAAGCTTCTGGCTCAGGTGTTTGAGATGCTTGAAGATGTTGTGAAACCGGGCGTTTCGACTCTGGAAATCAACGACCGCGCTGAAGAGTACATCGTCAGTGAGTTGAAATCCCGTCCTGCCAGTAAAGGCCAGTATGGGTTTAAGTTCGCCCTCAATACCTCGGTTAATGAAGTGGTCTGCCATGGTATTCCTGACCAGACACGGAAGCTGAACTCTACTGATATTATCAATGTTGATATCACGCTGGAAAAGGATGGCTTCATTGCCGATTCCAGCACCACCTTTGTGCTCCCCAATGCATCCCGCGCGGCCCAAAAGCTCGTAAAAACAACCTACAAAGCCATGTGGGCTGGCATAAAACAGGTGCGCCCCGGTGCGCGGCTGGGAGATGTGGGCGCGGCGATCCAGCAGGTGGCAGAGACCGCCGGATACTCCATCGTCAAAGATTATTGCGGGCATGGCATTGGCCGTGATATGCACGAAGGCCCCTCGGTGATGCACTTCGGCAAAAAGGGCACAGGCATTCTGCTGAAGGAAGGCATGACCTTCACCATTGAGCCCATGGTAAATGCGGGAACAGAGCTAACCGTCACCAAAGAAGATGGCTGGACGGTGGAAACACTGGACAGAAAACTCTCCGCCCAGTGGGAACATACAGTGCTGGTCACCAGCGATGGCTATGAGGTTCTAACCCTGCGCCCCGATGAACGAATTCCGGGGTAA
- a CDS encoding ParD-like family protein, translating into MGIVKISDNLHEEIRKASTVMSRSINAQAEFWIKMGMLAELNPTLSYTELVQEQMRACKVTMPEVIST; encoded by the coding sequence ATGGGTATTGTCAAAATCTCAGATAATCTGCACGAGGAAATCAGAAAAGCGAGCACCGTCATGTCTCGCTCGATCAACGCGCAGGCAGAGTTCTGGATCAAAATGGGTATGTTGGCAGAACTCAACCCAACCCTCTCCTACACTGAGTTGGTGCAGGAGCAGATGAGAGCTTGCAAAGTAACGATGCCTGAGGTGATCAGCACATGA
- a CDS encoding NAD(P)-binding domain-containing protein, translated as MGPNIAIIGAGPTGLTAAIELKRRGLTPTLFEARNCLGGQWAYEVLSDEPVDIRDPQSQSVSSAMYPRLWTNLPKYSMQISDYPLPEELQPFPGRVDVLDYISATAKAAGIVPLIRFNSPVKQLSKVAGGWLLETEEKREIFTHVMVASGKDSHPNIPEIEGLDSFDGPVIHSQSYRLPEIHEGKRVVLIGACVSSEDISLDLSPHAEQVYICGTFPPNGHKCYVRDGLYGDGFNISQHARPKRVEGNKVILQNGEVLYDVDTIILCTGYIYRFPFLEGELDDIELSGQTMGPLYLNMFYPTDPSLIFLGLPRFTVHFANVHLQSVYCAQILSGEQSLPSLADIQKEAHDGSCVLQRLPSDLNAYHECAFENFTKLCKLSGEPNLDWQRLLTELNDHKRLHQQYYRQYPFEFKLKEMPFPDT; from the coding sequence ATGGGTCCTAACATCGCAATTATTGGAGCTGGCCCAACCGGATTGACTGCTGCAATCGAGCTTAAGCGACGTGGATTGACGCCAACATTGTTTGAAGCGCGTAATTGTTTGGGTGGGCAGTGGGCTTACGAGGTGTTGTCGGATGAACCCGTTGATATCCGCGATCCGCAAAGCCAATCGGTTTCTTCTGCCATGTACCCGCGGCTTTGGACCAACCTACCCAAATATTCAATGCAGATCTCTGATTATCCGCTACCTGAGGAATTACAACCGTTCCCCGGCAGAGTTGATGTGCTCGATTACATCAGTGCAACCGCGAAAGCTGCTGGGATTGTGCCGCTCATCCGTTTCAACAGCCCCGTTAAACAGCTCAGTAAGGTGGCTGGGGGTTGGCTGCTTGAAACAGAAGAAAAGCGCGAGATTTTTACGCATGTCATGGTCGCATCCGGTAAGGACAGTCACCCCAATATTCCTGAAATTGAAGGACTGGATAGCTTTGATGGCCCTGTAATCCACTCACAATCCTATCGCTTGCCAGAGATTCACGAGGGCAAACGTGTGGTGTTGATAGGGGCTTGCGTCTCCTCCGAGGATATCTCGCTGGATCTCAGCCCTCATGCCGAGCAGGTTTATATTTGTGGAACATTCCCGCCCAATGGACATAAATGCTATGTCCGCGATGGCCTCTATGGGGATGGTTTCAACATCAGTCAACATGCCCGGCCTAAGCGTGTTGAAGGCAACAAAGTGATTTTGCAGAACGGTGAGGTTCTGTATGACGTGGATACAATCATCCTGTGCACGGGCTATATTTACCGCTTTCCTTTTTTAGAAGGGGAACTGGATGATATAGAGCTTAGTGGCCAAACCATGGGGCCGTTGTATCTCAATATGTTTTATCCAACAGACCCGAGTCTGATTTTTCTGGGCTTGCCGCGGTTTACAGTTCACTTTGCCAATGTTCACCTGCAAAGCGTTTATTGTGCGCAGATTTTGAGCGGCGAACAAAGCCTACCCTCACTCGCAGATATTCAGAAAGAAGCGCACGACGGCTCCTGTGTTTTGCAAAGATTGCCGTCGGACCTCAACGCCTATCACGAGTGTGCCTTTGAGAACTTTACAAAGTTGTGCAAGCTAAGTGGTGAACCAAACCTGGACTGGCAGCGGTTACTGACCGAATTGAATGATCATAAGCGCCTTCACCAGCAGTACTACCGGCAATACCCTTTTGAGTTTAAACTGAAAGAAATGCCTTTCCCCGATACCTAG
- a CDS encoding TRAP transporter large permease: MFESLVGFTALLSLIFLRVPIAFAMILVGSVGFAWLRGWNATWSVVSTVGFDTSLSYSLSVVPLFILMGNLLTISGVSHGLYAAANRLVGGARGGLAMASVVACGGFSAVCGSSLATAATMSKVAMPSMRKYGYADSLAAGSIAAGGTLGILIPPSVVMIIYGLLTESDIGKLFIAGVIPGILGLLLYIGAIYVTTLINPSLAPKSEGVEPFTRKEKIGVFAVLGLFAVIMTGIYGGFFTPTEAAGIGAGTAFLIALAMGGMTMESLYHAMLESARTTAMIFMIIIGAEVFSNFVNFAGLPDTLAEWVLNLDVNAYMVLLGIVLIYIVLGCVLESLSMILLTVPVFYPLILELDFGVEALNDPEAVLIWFAVIVVVVTEISLISPPVGLNVFVLRNVLQDVKLSTIFKGVFPFWVSDLVRLALLIAFPWFSLWLVGAM; encoded by the coding sequence ATGTTTGAGTCCCTAGTCGGCTTTACAGCTCTGCTCTCATTGATCTTTTTGCGCGTGCCCATTGCGTTCGCCATGATCCTTGTCGGGTCCGTTGGCTTTGCGTGGTTGCGTGGCTGGAACGCAACATGGTCAGTTGTGAGCACAGTTGGATTTGATACCAGCCTGTCTTACTCGCTCTCCGTTGTGCCGCTGTTTATTCTGATGGGCAATCTGCTCACCATTTCCGGCGTCAGCCACGGGCTTTATGCAGCCGCGAACCGCTTGGTTGGCGGGGCTCGCGGTGGCCTTGCTATGGCCTCCGTTGTGGCCTGTGGTGGTTTTTCGGCGGTGTGTGGGTCTTCTCTGGCAACCGCTGCGACCATGTCCAAAGTGGCGATGCCTTCCATGCGCAAATACGGTTATGCCGATAGTCTGGCAGCCGGGTCCATTGCAGCAGGTGGCACGCTGGGTATTCTCATTCCGCCATCCGTGGTGATGATCATCTATGGCCTGTTGACAGAATCTGACATTGGCAAACTATTTATTGCTGGTGTTATTCCGGGCATTTTAGGGCTTTTGCTTTACATCGGCGCCATTTATGTCACCACGCTCATCAACCCGTCTCTCGCGCCCAAGTCAGAAGGTGTTGAGCCGTTCACGCGAAAAGAAAAGATCGGTGTGTTTGCGGTTCTCGGTCTCTTCGCCGTTATCATGACTGGCATCTATGGTGGGTTCTTTACCCCAACAGAAGCCGCGGGTATTGGCGCAGGAACTGCCTTTTTGATTGCGCTTGCTATGGGCGGCATGACCATGGAGAGCCTGTATCACGCGATGCTGGAAAGCGCGCGCACCACGGCTATGATCTTCATGATCATCATCGGCGCTGAGGTGTTCTCCAACTTCGTCAATTTTGCAGGCCTGCCGGATACGCTGGCCGAATGGGTGCTGAACCTTGACGTTAACGCTTACATGGTGCTGCTCGGTATCGTGCTGATCTACATTGTGCTGGGGTGTGTGCTGGAAAGCCTTTCCATGATCTTGCTCACTGTGCCGGTGTTCTATCCGCTCATTTTAGAGTTGGATTTTGGCGTCGAAGCTTTGAACGACCCGGAGGCTGTGCTGATCTGGTTTGCGGTGATTGTGGTGGTTGTGACGGAGATCAGTCTGATCTCACCTCCCGTCGGGCTCAACGTGTTTGTGCTGCGTAACGTGCTGCAGGATGTGAAGCTCTCCACGATCTTCAAAGGCGTGTTCCCGTTCTGGGTATCCGACCTTGTCCGCCTCGCACTCCTGATCGCTTTTCCGTGGTTCTCTCTCTGGCTTGTTGGGGCCATGTAG
- a CDS encoding TRAP transporter small permease yields the protein MRSLVKLIELGLGICCALLLAGMTGLTVVDVVGRYWFNAPVRGAFEVTQLMLGALVFSALPLTTSRREHVEVDMIYGMVPPVMQSLMTAISGFVSTVVLFVLSWRLAAHAVRLMEDGSVTNALDIPLAPLSWIAAASALLSGAYTLVLFRKAFRRGF from the coding sequence GTGCGCTCCTTGGTCAAGCTCATTGAGCTTGGCCTTGGAATATGTTGCGCGTTACTCCTCGCGGGTATGACTGGCCTTACAGTTGTTGATGTGGTTGGCCGTTACTGGTTCAACGCCCCTGTTCGCGGGGCGTTTGAAGTAACTCAGTTGATGCTTGGGGCTTTGGTTTTTTCCGCCCTGCCGCTCACCACATCACGCCGGGAACATGTTGAAGTCGACATGATTTACGGCATGGTTCCCCCTGTTATGCAGTCTTTGATGACTGCGATCTCAGGGTTTGTTTCTACCGTTGTTCTCTTTGTCCTGTCCTGGCGCCTTGCTGCACATGCTGTTCGCCTGATGGAAGATGGATCAGTGACCAACGCCCTCGATATTCCGCTGGCCCCGCTTTCCTGGATTGCGGCCGCGTCAGCCCTTTTGAGCGGAGCTTACACGCTCGTTCTGTTCAGAAAAGCATTCCGCAGAGGTTTTTAA
- a CDS encoding TRAP transporter substrate-binding protein gives MEFLKTKVARRALLGVATVALLAPTAFVTAAYAETTLVLSSWLPPRHPVVVNAIKPWAREIKKVTDGRVSVRVLAKSAGAPPAHFDMAADGVADITYGLHSFTKDNRFQRSRIGQFSFLGDDAVSGSKAFWDVYANDLDAQAEHKGTKVLGLFVHGPGVFHNNVRKLNTPSDIEGLKIRVPGGYIADLASDLGASPIFMSSGEVYEKLSRGIIDGVTFTYEALTAFKLLDHVKYSMRVPGGIYNTTWFLVMNEGKWNDISAEDQTAIMAISGDAFSERVGKAWNDADEKAIERINKAGIEIYDASPAMVDAIKGKAAAYEAAWGEAIAKDGFDGAAALTKFRNSTGVEN, from the coding sequence ATGGAATTCTTGAAAACGAAAGTTGCGCGCCGCGCATTGCTTGGTGTTGCAACCGTTGCTCTGTTGGCACCGACTGCATTTGTAACGGCTGCCTATGCTGAAACCACTCTGGTTCTTTCCAGTTGGTTACCACCCCGTCACCCGGTTGTGGTCAACGCAATCAAGCCGTGGGCGCGGGAAATCAAAAAAGTAACGGATGGCCGCGTTTCTGTACGCGTGCTTGCAAAGTCTGCTGGTGCTCCACCTGCCCACTTTGATATGGCGGCAGATGGCGTTGCGGACATCACGTACGGCCTGCATTCCTTCACCAAAGACAATCGCTTCCAGCGCTCCCGTATTGGCCAATTCTCCTTCCTTGGAGATGATGCTGTGTCCGGGTCCAAGGCATTTTGGGATGTGTATGCAAATGATCTGGATGCACAGGCAGAGCACAAAGGCACCAAGGTTCTTGGTCTCTTCGTTCATGGTCCGGGCGTGTTCCATAACAACGTGCGCAAGCTGAACACACCTTCAGACATTGAAGGCCTGAAAATCCGTGTACCGGGCGGGTACATTGCGGATCTGGCCAGTGATCTGGGTGCGTCTCCGATCTTCATGTCTTCCGGCGAAGTCTATGAGAAACTGTCTCGCGGCATCATTGACGGTGTGACCTTCACCTATGAAGCTCTGACAGCGTTTAAATTGCTCGACCACGTGAAGTACTCCATGCGTGTTCCAGGTGGGATCTACAACACCACATGGTTCCTCGTCATGAATGAGGGCAAGTGGAACGACATTTCTGCTGAAGATCAGACTGCGATCATGGCAATTTCCGGCGATGCTTTTTCTGAGCGCGTTGGTAAGGCATGGAACGACGCTGATGAAAAAGCGATTGAGCGCATCAACAAAGCTGGCATCGAAATCTACGATGCATCTCCTGCAATGGTTGACGCGATCAAAGGCAAAGCGGCTGCTTATGAAGCTGCATGGGGCGAAGCGATTGCAAAAGATGGCTTTGACGGCGCTGCTGCCCTTACCAAGTTCCGCAATTCTACAGGCGTGGAAAATTGA
- a CDS encoding VOC family protein, protein MKIEQIHHVAYRCKDAKETVEWYTKNLNMDFVLAIAEDKVPSTHEPDPYMHLFLDAGNGNVLAFFELPTKPEMGRDENTPIWVQHIAFKVKDRETLIEFKEHLEGNGIDVLGVTDHSIFHSIYFFDPNGHRVELACPDPEEEEKLKRLDAVKWDMLEEWSRTKKAPKHADWLHAKELGRD, encoded by the coding sequence ATGAAAATTGAACAAATTCACCACGTTGCGTACCGTTGTAAAGACGCGAAAGAAACCGTTGAGTGGTACACCAAAAACCTCAACATGGACTTCGTGCTGGCGATTGCCGAGGACAAAGTTCCCTCGACCCACGAGCCTGATCCTTACATGCATCTGTTCCTTGATGCAGGTAATGGCAACGTGCTGGCGTTTTTTGAACTGCCAACCAAGCCAGAGATGGGCCGCGACGAGAACACACCAATCTGGGTGCAGCATATCGCCTTCAAGGTGAAGGACCGCGAAACCCTGATCGAGTTCAAAGAGCATCTTGAAGGCAACGGCATTGATGTGCTGGGCGTGACTGATCACTCCATCTTCCACTCCATCTACTTCTTCGATCCAAATGGACACCGTGTAGAACTTGCTTGTCCAGATCCAGAAGAAGAAGAGAAATTGAAGCGTCTCGACGCGGTTAAGTGGGACATGCTTGAAGAGTGGAGCCGCACCAAAAAAGCGCCGAAACATGCTGATTGGTTACACGCAAAAGAACTCGGAAGAGACTAA
- a CDS encoding DUF2783 domain-containing protein gives MSHLNTKPNISKPDDFYEELLVLHGGRSEKESEALNAKLILILANHIGDRTVLREAMELAASTQGGAEA, from the coding sequence ATGAGCCATCTGAATACAAAACCAAACATCTCCAAGCCAGATGATTTTTACGAAGAACTTCTGGTTCTGCATGGAGGTCGTTCTGAGAAGGAAAGCGAAGCGCTCAACGCCAAGCTCATCCTCATTCTCGCCAATCACATTGGCGACAGAACAGTCCTTCGCGAAGCAATGGAACTGGCTGCCAGCACTCAGGGAGGAGCCGAAGCTTAA